CGCGCCTCTGGCGCCCCACGCTTGCACGCCTTAACCTCCGGCATCCTTCACCACGACGACACCATGACCACCGCAGTCCCCCCGATCATCCCGCCCGGGGTGGTCACTCAGGAGTTCCACACCCCGCGTGCCGTCCGCCGGGGCGTCATCGCTGGCGTAGCCGGCAACGTGCTCGAGTGGTACGACTTCGCGCTCTTCGGCTTCTTCGCCCAGCAGATCGGCACCCACTTCTTTCCGGCCCATAACCCCACCGCCTCGCTCCTCGCCGCCTTCGGCACCTTCGCCGCCGGCTTCCTCATGCGGCCGCTGGGCGGGGCCCTGTTCGGCTGGGTGGGCGACAAGTTCGGCCGCAAGCAGGCGCTGCTCTGGTCGGTGATGGCGATGGCGTTCCCCTC
The nucleotide sequence above comes from Gemmatimonadales bacterium. Encoded proteins:
- a CDS encoding MFS transporter; amino-acid sequence: MTTAVPPIIPPGVVTQEFHTPRAVRRGVIAGVAGNVLEWYDFALFGFFAQQIGTHFFPAHNPTASLLAAFGTFAAGFLMRPLGGALFGWVGDKFGRKQALLWSVMAMAFPS